Proteins encoded together in one Dechloromonas sp. HYN0024 window:
- the nifE gene encoding nitrogenase iron-molybdenum cofactor biosynthesis protein NifE: MKASEIQALLDEPACSHNTKEKSGCAKPKPGATAGGCSFDGAQIALLPIADVAHIVHGPIACAGSSWDNRGTRSSGVTLYKIGMTTDLSETDVVMGRGEKRLFHAIKQAIDSYAPKAVFIYNTCVTALIGDDVGAVCKAATERWGVPTVPVDAAGFYGTKNLGNRLAGEAMFKYVIGTAEPEPAKQRADGLPTYDVNLIGEYNIAGEFWHVAPLFDELGLRILCTLSGDSRFHEVQTMHRARVNMVVCAKALLNVARKMQDTYGQPFFEGSFYGVQDVSNALRDFARLIGDPDLTARTEAVIAREEAKAHAALEPWRARLKDKRVLLYTGGVKSWSIVSALQDLGMKVVATGTKKSTEEDKARIRELMGEDTKMIDDGSPKALLSTYHEYRADILIAGGRNLYTALKARIPFLDINQEREFGYAGYDGMVELARQLALSMESPVWAAVRKPAPWAKQSGPGTVLAA, from the coding sequence ATGAAAGCCAGCGAAATCCAGGCCCTGCTCGATGAGCCCGCCTGTAGCCATAATACGAAGGAAAAGTCCGGTTGCGCCAAACCCAAACCGGGGGCGACGGCTGGTGGATGTTCCTTTGACGGCGCGCAGATTGCCTTGCTGCCGATAGCCGATGTTGCCCACATTGTGCACGGGCCGATTGCCTGTGCCGGGTCGTCCTGGGACAACCGGGGGACGCGTTCTTCCGGCGTGACGCTGTACAAGATCGGCATGACGACCGACCTGTCGGAAACCGATGTGGTTATGGGGCGGGGCGAGAAGCGGCTGTTTCATGCCATCAAGCAGGCCATCGACAGCTATGCGCCCAAAGCCGTCTTTATCTACAACACCTGCGTCACCGCGCTGATTGGCGATGATGTTGGGGCCGTCTGCAAGGCGGCGACCGAACGCTGGGGCGTACCGACGGTGCCGGTCGATGCGGCCGGTTTTTACGGGACCAAGAATCTCGGTAACCGGCTGGCCGGCGAGGCGATGTTCAAATACGTCATCGGCACGGCCGAGCCGGAACCGGCCAAACAGCGCGCCGATGGACTGCCGACTTACGATGTGAACCTGATCGGCGAATACAACATCGCCGGTGAGTTCTGGCATGTCGCACCGCTCTTCGACGAGCTTGGTCTGCGCATACTCTGCACCCTGTCCGGCGACTCACGCTTCCATGAGGTGCAGACCATGCACCGGGCCAGGGTGAATATGGTGGTGTGTGCCAAGGCCTTGCTCAACGTGGCGCGCAAGATGCAGGATACCTACGGCCAGCCCTTCTTCGAGGGGAGTTTCTACGGTGTCCAGGATGTCTCCAACGCCCTGCGCGATTTCGCCCGGCTGATCGGCGACCCCGACCTGACGGCGCGGACCGAGGCAGTCATCGCCCGTGAAGAAGCCAAGGCCCATGCCGCGCTTGAACCCTGGCGTGCCCGCCTCAAGGACAAGCGTGTCCTGCTCTATACCGGCGGCGTCAAATCGTGGTCGATTGTTTCAGCCTTGCAGGATCTGGGCATGAAGGTGGTGGCCACCGGCACCAAAAAATCAACCGAGGAAGACAAGGCGCGCATCCGCGAACTGATGGGCGAGGACACCAAGATGATCGACGATGGCAGCCCGAAAGCGCTGCTGTCGACGTATCACGAGTACCGGGCCGATATCCTGATCGCCGGCGGCCGAAATCTCTACACGGCGCTCAAGGCGCGGATTCCCTTCCTCGATATCAATCAGGAGCGTGAATTCGGCTATGCCGGCTATGACGGCATGGTCGAACTGGCCCGCCAGTTGGCCCTCTCCATGGAAAGTCCGGTGTGGGCTGCTGTCCGCAAA
- a CDS encoding RnfH family protein translates to MQIGVAYSEPGQQIWLNIEVPDESSVHQAIERSGILKQFPHIDLSAQKVGVYGRLVKLDAGLKPGDRIEIYRGIIADPETVPRRDMNEDD, encoded by the coding sequence ATGCAGATCGGTGTTGCCTATTCCGAGCCGGGTCAGCAGATCTGGCTCAATATCGAAGTGCCCGACGAGTCATCGGTCCACCAGGCCATTGAGCGCTCCGGCATCCTCAAGCAGTTCCCGCACATCGACCTGAGCGCCCAGAAGGTCGGCGTTTACGGCCGCCTGGTCAAGCTCGATGCCGGTCTCAAGCCGGGCGACCGCATCGAGATTTATCGCGGCATCATCGCCGACCCGGAAACCGTGCCGCGTCGGGACATGAATGAAGACGATTGA